A part of Streptantibioticus cattleyicolor NRRL 8057 = DSM 46488 genomic DNA contains:
- a CDS encoding substrate-binding domain-containing protein has protein sequence MAATPPRVRRTAGRLAVAMTAVAVALTAAGCSRTGAGGTPAGSGTTTPAAAIKGDIGFNDANLTKLDGALKAALKGKDLSRLNQAMVVNVATDYWNAGRAGFTKGLADLGVKGTYQAPANGRLDQQLSIVQTLRGQGITGLSISAIDPTAVKAPIASAERAGIPVLAIDSPLPKDVGAELYLGTPNYQAGQRAGEAMKQALGGKGQVVVLVGSLTTSNAVERIRGFEDAVKGSGVKVVQKLSDGMDASKALSNAQTAIQTNPEVAGLYGVYSYDGPSAAQAVQAAGKTGRIKIVADDSDAQTLKFVDSGVIQATVLQQPYQQGYTGAFLLTAFKVLGRDATMKIVAPYLEHDGTTLSSGVGLVTKANLADYRALLAKLGIAG, from the coding sequence ATGGCCGCAACCCCACCGCGCGTCCGCCGGACGGCCGGGCGCCTCGCCGTCGCCATGACCGCGGTCGCCGTCGCCCTCACGGCGGCCGGATGCAGCAGAACGGGGGCCGGGGGCACCCCGGCCGGGTCCGGCACCACCACCCCGGCCGCCGCCATCAAGGGCGACATCGGCTTCAACGACGCCAACCTCACCAAACTGGACGGCGCGTTGAAGGCGGCCCTGAAGGGCAAGGACCTCTCCCGGCTCAACCAGGCCATGGTGGTCAACGTGGCCACCGACTACTGGAACGCCGGCCGCGCCGGCTTCACCAAGGGCCTCGCCGACCTCGGCGTCAAGGGCACCTACCAGGCCCCCGCCAACGGCCGGCTGGACCAGCAGCTCTCCATCGTCCAGACCCTGCGCGGCCAGGGCATCACCGGGCTGAGCATCTCGGCCATCGACCCGACCGCGGTCAAGGCACCCATCGCCTCCGCCGAGCGGGCCGGCATCCCGGTGCTCGCCATCGACTCCCCGCTGCCCAAGGACGTCGGCGCCGAACTCTACCTCGGCACCCCCAACTACCAGGCCGGACAACGGGCCGGCGAGGCGATGAAGCAGGCACTGGGCGGCAAGGGCCAGGTCGTGGTGCTGGTCGGCTCGCTCACCACGTCCAACGCGGTGGAACGCATCCGCGGCTTCGAGGACGCCGTCAAGGGCAGCGGCGTCAAGGTGGTGCAGAAGCTCAGCGACGGCATGGACGCCTCCAAGGCACTCTCCAACGCGCAGACCGCCATCCAGACCAACCCCGAGGTCGCCGGGTTGTACGGGGTCTACTCCTACGACGGCCCCTCCGCCGCCCAGGCGGTGCAGGCGGCAGGCAAGACCGGCCGGATCAAGATCGTGGCCGACGACAGCGACGCCCAGACGCTGAAGTTCGTCGACTCCGGCGTCATCCAGGCCACCGTGCTCCAACAGCCCTACCAGCAGGGGTACACCGGCGCCTTCCTGCTCACCGCCTTCAAGGTGCTCGGCCGGGACGCCACCATGAAGATCGTCGCCCCCTACCTGGAGCACGACGGCACCACCCTCAGCTCCGGCGTCGGACTGGTCACCAAGGCCAACCTCGCCGACTACCGCGCCCTGCTGGCCAAGCTCGGCATCGCGGGGTGA